A genomic stretch from Argiope bruennichi chromosome 2, qqArgBrue1.1, whole genome shotgun sequence includes:
- the LOC129962261 gene encoding KRAB-A domain-containing protein 2-like, with amino-acid sequence MNSRCQLDLIDLQSQADNEFKFIMVYQDHLTKSVLLRPLQSKRAKEVALQVLHIFLIFEAPCILQSDNGREFVNSVIEQLRTYWPELKSLHGKPRHSQSQGSVERANQDVENMLTSWMKDNKTTKWSYDLRFVQFMKNRAILSRIKQSPYKPMFGIEPRVRMTTSTLLSDIIKSIEDEDDLQKIFEDMKTEEQETEQAQSGEHISEFNVSQKISLTKEQVPNQEISLRTTARKGAVGTGQGFYHCSSKRCFCMKNDSLCNSKCYSSLPCRMALRRIMTQYFRLAESAEEYIRGSSQGQGARYG; translated from the exons ATGAATAGTCGCTGCCAATTGGATTTAATTGACTTGCAATCTCAGGCAGATaatgaatttaagtttattatgGTTTACCAGGACCATTTAACGAAATCTGTGTTACTACGACCACTTCAGAGCAAAAGAGCGAAAGAGGTTGCGTTGCAAGTACTTCatatctttttgatatttgaGGCTCCTTGTATATTGCAATCTGATAATGGAAGAGAATTTGTAAATTCAGTTATAGAGCAGTTACGTACGTACTGGCCAGAATTGAAGAGTCTTCATGGGAAGCCTCGTCACAGCCAGTCGCAGGGTTCGGTTGAGAGGGCCAATCAAGACGTAGAAAATATGTTGACCTCATGGATGAAGGATAATAAAACTACAAAGTGGTCCTATGATCTTCGTTTTGTCCAATTCATGAAAAACAGAGCTATACTTTCAAGAATTAAGCAATCACCATACAAACCTATGTTTGGAATTGAACCAAGAGTTAGAATGACAACCTCAACTTTGCtatcagatattataaaaagtatcGAAGACGAGGATGATCTTCAGAAAATTTTCGAGGATATGAAGACAGAAGAACAAGAAACAGAACAAGCACAATCAGGGGAACATAT ATCTGAATTCAATGTCTCGCAGAAAATTTCCTTGACTAAAGAACAAGTACCGAATCAGGAAATTTCTCTGAGAACAACAGCAAGAAAAGGAGCTGTAGGAACTGGGCAAGGGTTCTACCACTGTTCTTCAAAGAGatgtttctgtatgaaaaatgATTCTCTTTGCAATTCTAAGTGTTACAGTAGTTTGCCTTGTCGAA TGGCCTTGAGGCGCATCATGACTCAGTATTTCCGCCTCGCAGAGAGCGCGGAAGAATACATCCGGGGTAGCTCCCAAGGACAAGGTGCGCGATATGGTTAA